Proteins encoded within one genomic window of Misgurnus anguillicaudatus chromosome 18, ASM2758022v2, whole genome shotgun sequence:
- the LOC129429991 gene encoding trace amine-associated receptor 4-like, with product MSSNETENILLCFPLHPDSCPRAHRPTVVKVTMYAFVSLMILMTVFGNLLIIISISHFKQLQSPTHLIVQSLAVCDCLLGSLVMPYSMVRSVEGCWFLGDVICKVHSSLDMTFGISSLIHLSLISIDRYLAICDPLKYKMRVTNNTVTVFITFSWIFSFVYSFSVVFSGVNAVGLEAFILQVSCFGGCVVFFNKEWGLICVILAIIIPGTIMSSLYIIIFTVVKKHTKVLSVKVSVTTTGVNSQSSAHRERKAAKTLALVMGVFFLCWLPYAIATAVDPFLNFVTPADVFEALGCFAYLNSTCNPLIYGFFYPCFQKAFKTLISTYICGFNHSDTLIIRHHIHSNVND from the coding sequence ATGTCTTCCAATGAGACTGAGAATATTCTCCTTTGTTTTCCTTTACATCCAGACTCTTGTCCGAGAGCTCATCGTCCCACTGTGGTTAAAGTGACAATGTATGCTTTTGTTTCACTTATGATCCTCATGACAGTTTTTGGGAATCTGCTGATCATCATCTCCATCTCTCACTTCAAACAGCTTCAGTCTCCAACTCATCTGATCGTTCAGTCATTGGCTGTGTGTGACTGTCTGCTGGGTTCACTGGTGATGCCCTACAGTATGGTGCGATCTGTTGAGGGCTGCTGGTTTTTGGGAGACGTTATTTGTAAAGTTCATTCTAGTTTGGACATGACCTTCGGTATCTCATCTTTAATACATCTTAGTTTAATATCTATTGATAGATACTTGGCCATCTGTGACCCTCTAAAGTACAAAATGAGGGTCACAAACAACACTGTGACTGTATTTATCACCTTTTCATGGATCTTTTCATTTGTGTACAGCTTTTCTGTTGTTTTTTCAGGGGTGAATGCTGTTGGTCTTGAAGCTTTTATATTACAGGTGTCTTGTTTTGGTGgctgtgttgtgttttttaacaaaGAATGGGGACTAATTTGTGTAATCTTGGCAATTATTATTCCAGGAACTATAATGAGCTCTCTGTATATCATCATATTCACTGTTGTGAAAAAACATACAAAGGTTTTGTCAGTGAAAGTGTCTGTGACCACCACAGGTGTTAACAGTCAAAGCTCTgcacacagagaaagaaaagcaGCTAAAACTCTGGCTCTTGTTATGGGCGTTTTCTTTCTCTGCTGGCTGCCTTATGCTATTGCCACTGCTGTTGACccttttcttaattttgtgacCCCAGCtgatgtttttgaagctttagGTTGTTTTGCATATTTAAACTCAACTTGTAATCCTTTGATCTATGGATTTTTCTATCCTTGCTTTCAGAAGGCATTTAAGACTCTCATATCCACTTATATCTGTGGATTCAATCATTCAGATACTCTGATTATCAGACATCATATTCATTCAAATGTCAATGACTGA